Proteins co-encoded in one Lepus europaeus isolate LE1 unplaced genomic scaffold, mLepTim1.pri SCAFFOLD_254, whole genome shotgun sequence genomic window:
- the LOC133754628 gene encoding general transcription and DNA repair factor IIH helicase subunit XPB-like — translation MPLKDDHASRPLWVAPDGHIFLEAFSPVYKYAQDFLVAIAEPVCRPTHVHEYKLTAYSLYAAVSVGLQTSDITEYLRKLSKTGVPDGIMQFIKLCTVSYGKVKLVLKHNRYFVESSHPDVIQHLLQDPVIRECRLRNSEGEATELITETFTSKSAISKTVEGGGEPSTSRATDPQGKSDIPTDLFDFYEQMDKDEEEEEETQTVSFEVKQEMIEELQKRCIHLEYPLLAEYDFRNDSVNPDINFDLKPTAVLRPYQEKSLREMFGNGRARSGVIVLPCGAGKSLVGVTAACTVRKRCLVLGNSAVSVEQWKAQFKMWSTIDDSQIYRFTSDAKDKPIGCSVAISTYSMLGHTTKRSWEAERVMEWLKTQEWGLMILDEVHTIPAKMFRRVLTIVQAHCKLGLTATLVREDDKIVDLNFLIGPKLYVANWMELENNGYIAKVQCAEVWCPMSPEFYREYVAIKTKKRILLYTMNPNKFRACQFLIKFHERRNDKIIVFADNVFALKEYAIRLNKPYIYGPTSQGERMQILQNFKHNPKINTIFISKVGDTSFDLPEANVLIQISSHGGSRRQEAQRLGRVLRAKKGMVAEEYNAFFYSLVSQDTQEMAYSTKRQRFLVDQGYSFKVITKLVGMEEEDLAFSTKEEQQQLLQKVLAATDLDAEEEVVAGEFGSKSSQASRRFGTMSSMSGAEDTVYMEYHSSRSKATAKHVHPLFKRFRK, via the coding sequence ATGCCTCTCAAGGACGACCACGCTTCCAGGCCCCTCTGGGTGGCTCCTGATGGCCACATCTTCTTGGAAGCCTTCTCTCCAGTTTACAAATATGCCCAAGACTTCCTGGTGGCTATTGCCGAGCCGGTGTGCCGGCCAACCCACGTGCATGAGTACAAGCTAACTGCCTACTCCCTGTATGCAGCTGTCAGCGTTGGGCTGCAAACCAGTGACATCACTGAGTACCTCAGGAAGCTCAGCAAGACTGGAGTCCCTGATGGAATCATGCAGTTTATTAAGCTGTGTACGGTTAGCTATGGGAAGGTCAAGCTGGTCCTGAAGCATAACAGGTACTTTGTTGAAAGCTCACACCCCGATGTAATCCAGCATCTTCTTCAGGACCCAGTGATCCGGGAATGCCGCCTGAGGAACTCTGAGGGGGAGGCCACAGAGCTCATCACAGAGACTTTCACGAGCAAATCTGCTATCTCTAAGACTGTTGAAGGTGGCGGCGAGCCCTCCACCTCCCGGGCGACAGATCCACAGGGTAAATCTGACATCCCTACGGACCTGTTTGATTTCTATGAGCAAATGGACaaggatgaggaagaggaggaagagacacagacagtGTCCTTTGAAGTCAAACAGGAAATGATTGAGGAGCTCCAGAAGCGTTGCATCCACCTGGAGTACCCTCTGTTGGCCGAATACGACTTCCGGAATGATTCTGTCAACCCTGATATCAACTTTGATCTGAAACCCACAGCTGTCCTCAGACCCTACCAGGAGAAGAGCTTGCGGGAGATGTTTGGCAATGGGCGTGCGCGTTCTGGGGTCATTGTTCTTCCTTGCGGTGCTGGGAAATCCCTGGTTGGCGTGACAGCTGCGTGCACCGTCAGAAAACGCTGTCTGGTGCTGGGGAACTCGGCTGTGTCTGTGGAACAGTGGAAAGCCCAGTTCAAGATGTGGTCCACCATCGATGACAGCCAGATTTACCGCTTCACCTCTGATGCCAAGGACAAGCCCATAGGCTGCTCCGTTGCCATTAGCACTTACTCCATGCTGGGCCACACCACCAAAAGGTCCTGGGAGGCTGAGCGTGTCATGGAGTGGCTCAAAACCCAGGAGTGGGGCCTCATGATCCTGGATGAGGTGCACACAATACCAGCCAAGATGTTCCGCCGGGTGCTCACCATCGTGCAGGCCCACTGCAAGCTGGGCTTGACCGCAACCCTCGTCCGGGAAGATGACAAGATTGTCGACTTAAATTTTCTGATCGGGCCTAAGCTCTATGTAGCCAACTGGATGGAGCTGGAGAACAACGGCTACATCGCCAAAGTCCAGTGTGCTGAGGTTTGGTGCCCAATGTCACCCGAATTTTACCGGGAGTATGTGGCAATCAAAACCAAGAAACGAATCTTGCTGTACACCATGAACCCCAACAAGTTCAGGGCTTGTCAGTTTCTGATCAAGTTTCATGAAAGGAGGAATGACAAGATTATTGTGTTTGCTGACAATGTGTTTGCTCTGAAGGAGTACGCCATTCGTCTGAACAAACCCTATATTTATGGACCCACATCCCAGGGGGAAAGGATGCAGATTCTCCAGAATTTCAAGCACAATCCCAAAATCAACACCATCTTCATATCCAAGGTAGGTGACACATCGTTTGACCTACCAGAAGCAAATGTCCTCATTCAGATCTCATCCCACGGTGGCTCCAGGCGGCAGGAGGCACAGAGGCTAGGGCGGGTGCTCCGAGCTAAAAAAGGCATGGTTGCAGAGGAGTACAACGCCTTCTTCTACTCGCTGGTGTCCCAGGACACACAGGAAATGGCTTACTCTACCAAGCGCCAGAGGTTCTTGGTAGATCAGGGTTATAGCTTCAAGGTGATCACAAAGCTAGTGGGCATGGAGGAGGAAGATCTGGCGTTTTCCACtaaagaggagcagcagcagctgttACAGAAGGTGCTGGCAGCCACCGACCTGGACGCTGAGGAAGAGGTGGTGGCTGGAGAATTCGGCTCCAAGTCCAGCCAGGCGTCACGCCGCTTCGGCACCATGAGTTCTATGTCCGGGGCCGAGGACACGGTGTACATGGAATACCACTCATCCCGGAGCAAGGCCACCGCCAAACACGTGCACCCCCTCTTCAAGCGCTTCAGGAAGTGA